Proteins from a genomic interval of Sphingopyxis sp. QXT-31:
- the hemF gene encoding oxygen-dependent coproporphyrinogen oxidase: MISLDPQQQAAREWFESLRDRICAEFEAIEAEAGSDARFAYTPWDREAEGLEPGEGGGGVRGVMTGKVFEKVGVNVSTVAGQFAPDFAGSIHGAGEDPSFFATGISLVAHMANPHVPAVHMNTRFLVTTRRWFGGGADLNPPIEYAKDTDAFHARLRAACAPFGPDVYQRYAKWAEDYFYIPHRGVHRGVGGIFYDHLECGDDAEFDRNFALTQAVGEAFLDIFPQIVRRRMGLPFTEAEREEQLIWRGRYAEFNLVYDRGTLFGLKTGGNIDAILMSLPPLAKWS; encoded by the coding sequence ATGATTTCGCTCGACCCCCAACAACAGGCCGCACGCGAGTGGTTCGAGTCGCTGCGCGACCGGATCTGCGCCGAGTTCGAGGCGATCGAGGCCGAGGCCGGCAGCGACGCGCGCTTCGCCTACACCCCGTGGGACCGCGAGGCCGAAGGGCTGGAGCCGGGCGAAGGCGGCGGCGGCGTGCGCGGGGTGATGACGGGCAAGGTCTTCGAAAAGGTCGGCGTCAATGTGTCGACCGTGGCGGGCCAGTTCGCCCCCGATTTCGCGGGGTCGATCCACGGCGCTGGCGAGGACCCTAGTTTCTTTGCGACCGGAATCAGCCTCGTCGCGCATATGGCCAACCCGCATGTGCCCGCGGTGCATATGAACACGCGCTTCCTGGTCACGACGCGGCGCTGGTTCGGCGGCGGCGCCGACCTCAATCCGCCGATCGAATATGCCAAGGATACCGACGCCTTTCACGCTCGGCTGCGCGCCGCCTGTGCGCCCTTCGGCCCCGACGTCTATCAGCGCTACGCCAAATGGGCCGAGGATTATTTCTACATCCCGCACCGCGGGGTGCATCGCGGGGTCGGCGGAATCTTCTATGACCATCTCGAATGCGGCGACGATGCCGAGTTCGATCGCAATTTCGCGTTGACGCAGGCGGTCGGCGAGGCGTTTCTCGATATCTTCCCGCAGATCGTGCGGCGCCGCATGGGCCTGCCCTTCACCGAGGCCGAGCGCGAAGAACAGCTGATCTGGCGCGGCCGCTACGCCGAATTCAACCTCGTCTACGACCGCGGCACGCTCTTCGGGCTCAAGACCGGCGGCAATATCGACGCGATCCTGATGAGCCTGCCGCCGCTAGCCAAATGGAGCTGA
- a CDS encoding tRNA (cytidine(34)-2'-O)-methyltransferase yields the protein MEIALFQPDIAGNVGTTLRTAACLGTPAHIIEPCGFPFSDAALKRAGMDYATRANVTRHADWAAFTAWAAGAGKRIVLLTTAGATRLPDFDFGQGDVLLLGAESSGVPSHVHDAAAARVLIPMQEGFRSLNVAVAAGIALAEALRQTKGFPT from the coding sequence ATGGAAATCGCCCTGTTTCAGCCGGATATTGCGGGCAATGTCGGGACCACGCTGCGCACCGCCGCCTGCCTCGGCACGCCTGCGCATATCATCGAGCCGTGCGGCTTTCCCTTTTCCGACGCGGCGCTGAAACGCGCGGGCATGGATTATGCGACGCGCGCCAATGTGACGCGCCACGCCGATTGGGCCGCCTTCACGGCTTGGGCGGCCGGCGCGGGCAAGAGGATCGTGCTGCTGACCACCGCCGGCGCAACGCGCCTGCCCGATTTCGACTTCGGTCAAGGCGACGTGCTGTTGCTCGGCGCAGAATCCTCGGGTGTTCCATCCCACGTTCATGACGCCGCGGCGGCGCGGGTCTTGATTCCGATGCAGGAGGGCTTTCGCTCCTTGAATGTCGCGGTCGCGGCTGGCATCGCGCTCGCCGAGGCGCTCCGGCAGACGAAAGGCTTTCCCACATGA
- the petA gene encoding ubiquinol-cytochrome c reductase iron-sulfur subunit — protein MASESEHSAVVEDGVRRRDFINIAAVSFAGVGAVAVVLPLVNQMNPSADVLALSTTEIDISAIGVGQAIKTSWRKQPVFVRNLRAEEIAEAKAVPLGDLRDPETIDQRTKPGKENWLITLGVCTHLGCVPLGAAEGENKGDFGGYFCPCHGSHYDTAARIRKGPAPKNLVVPPYEFTSDTVVTIG, from the coding sequence ATGGCCAGTGAATCCGAACACAGCGCAGTCGTCGAAGATGGCGTGCGCCGCCGCGACTTTATCAATATCGCAGCGGTCAGCTTTGCCGGCGTAGGCGCGGTCGCGGTGGTCCTGCCGCTGGTCAACCAGATGAACCCGTCGGCGGACGTGCTCGCGCTGTCGACCACTGAAATCGACATCTCGGCGATCGGTGTCGGTCAGGCGATCAAGACCAGCTGGCGCAAGCAGCCGGTGTTCGTGCGCAACCTGCGGGCCGAGGAAATCGCCGAAGCCAAGGCGGTGCCGCTGGGCGACCTGCGCGATCCCGAAACGATCGACCAGCGCACCAAGCCGGGCAAGGAAAACTGGCTGATCACTCTGGGCGTCTGCACCCACCTCGGCTGCGTGCCGCTGGGCGCGGCCGAGGGCGAGAACAAGGGCGACTTCGGCGGTTATTTCTGTCCGTGCCATGGTTCGCACTACGACACCGCGGCGCGCATCCGTAAGGGCCCGGCACCCAAGAATCTGGTCGTGCCGCCCTATGAATTCACCAGCGACACCGTCGTGACGATCGGCTGA
- a CDS encoding cytochrome b has protein sequence MSFPWAKNYEPKQPLMVWLDEKLPLPRLVYNAIGAGYPVPRNLNYFWNFGVLAGAALAIQIITGIVLAMHYAANAGVAFNSVEHIMRDVNAGWFLRYAHMNGASMFFIVVYLHIFRGLFYGSYKAPREMVWLLGVVIFLLMMATAFMGYVLPWGQMSFWGAQVITGFFSAIPLVGEPVREWLLGGFVPDNATLNRFFSLHYLLPFVIAGVIILHIWALHIPGSNNPTGIEVKDEQDTVPFHPYYTAKDGFGLGVFLFVFAALTFFSPNMLGHADNYIPANSLSTPAHIVPEWYFLPFYAILKAFTFNFLWIDAKLWGVIAMFASIAVLFFLPWLDTSPVKSSTYRPIYRWFFWVLVADVFLLGWCGMQPAEQPWVIFSQIGAIYYFAHFLVILPIVSRIERPLPMPNSITEAVLAKHADKSSAATA, from the coding sequence ATGAGCTTTCCCTGGGCCAAGAATTACGAACCCAAGCAGCCGCTGATGGTGTGGCTGGACGAGAAGCTGCCGTTGCCGCGCCTCGTCTATAACGCCATCGGCGCCGGCTATCCGGTGCCGCGCAACCTCAACTATTTCTGGAACTTCGGCGTTCTCGCCGGCGCCGCGCTGGCGATCCAGATCATCACCGGCATCGTGCTGGCGATGCATTATGCCGCCAATGCGGGCGTCGCCTTCAACTCGGTCGAGCATATCATGCGCGACGTGAACGCCGGCTGGTTCCTCCGCTACGCGCATATGAACGGCGCGAGCATGTTCTTCATCGTCGTCTATCTCCACATCTTCCGCGGCCTCTTTTACGGATCGTACAAGGCGCCGCGCGAGATGGTGTGGCTGCTCGGCGTCGTGATCTTCCTCCTGATGATGGCGACCGCCTTCATGGGCTATGTCCTTCCGTGGGGGCAGATGAGCTTCTGGGGCGCGCAGGTGATCACCGGCTTCTTCTCGGCGATCCCGCTGGTTGGCGAACCGGTGCGCGAATGGCTGCTCGGCGGCTTCGTACCCGACAACGCCACGCTCAACCGCTTCTTTTCGCTGCACTATCTGCTGCCCTTCGTGATCGCGGGGGTCATCATCCTCCACATCTGGGCGCTGCACATTCCGGGGTCCAACAACCCGACGGGCATCGAGGTGAAGGACGAACAGGACACCGTCCCGTTCCACCCTTATTACACCGCGAAGGACGGTTTCGGACTTGGCGTGTTCCTGTTCGTCTTTGCGGCGCTGACCTTCTTCAGCCCGAACATGCTGGGCCATGCCGACAATTATATCCCGGCCAATTCGCTCTCGACCCCGGCGCATATCGTTCCCGAATGGTATTTCCTGCCCTTCTACGCGATCCTGAAGGCGTTCACCTTCAACTTCCTGTGGATCGACGCGAAGCTGTGGGGCGTCATCGCGATGTTCGCGTCGATCGCCGTGCTGTTCTTCCTGCCGTGGCTCGACACCTCGCCGGTCAAATCGTCGACCTATCGTCCGATCTATCGCTGGTTCTTCTGGGTTCTCGTCGCCGACGTGTTCCTGCTGGGCTGGTGCGGCATGCAGCCGGCGGAACAGCCGTGGGTGATCTTCAGCCAGATCGGCGCAATCTATTATTTCGCTCACTTCCTGGTGATCCTGCCCATCGTTTCGCGGATCGAACGTCCGCTGCCGATGCCGAATTCGATCACCGAGGCGGTTCTCGCCAAGCATGCCGACAAATCGTCGGCGGCCACGGCCTGA
- a CDS encoding cytochrome c1, giving the protein MVRPLGFLVGLGFITALVLAILTTPLTNEPNVAHEIHKDPRHLALTSDGLFPHWDKAQLQRGMQVYKEVCSACHSLNLVAFRNIADLGYTEGQVKSFAKSYDTIPSVNPDTGEVATRTGLPSDHFPSPYLNETAARAANNNALPPDLSLITKAREGGKDYVYSLLTGYQNPPANLPADLKPGTGLHYNPYFANLNLAMAKPLNDGQVTFADGSKNDVEHMARDVTAFLVWTAEPNLVKRVWTGWAVLLFIAMFTTLTYLSYRNIWADKKH; this is encoded by the coding sequence ATGGTTCGCCCGCTCGGTTTTCTCGTCGGACTCGGTTTCATCACCGCGCTCGTGCTCGCGATCTTGACGACGCCGCTCACGAATGAGCCCAATGTCGCGCATGAGATCCATAAGGACCCGCGCCACCTCGCGCTGACCAGCGACGGCCTGTTCCCGCACTGGGACAAGGCCCAGCTGCAGCGCGGGATGCAGGTTTACAAAGAAGTCTGCTCGGCCTGTCACAGCCTGAACCTCGTCGCTTTCCGCAACATCGCGGACCTCGGCTATACCGAGGGCCAGGTGAAGAGCTTCGCCAAGAGCTATGACACTATCCCGTCGGTCAATCCGGACACCGGCGAAGTGGCGACGCGGACCGGTCTGCCGTCGGATCATTTTCCGTCGCCCTATCTGAACGAGACGGCGGCGCGCGCGGCGAACAACAATGCGCTGCCGCCCGACCTGTCGCTGATCACCAAGGCGCGCGAAGGCGGCAAGGACTATGTCTATTCGCTGTTGACCGGCTATCAGAACCCGCCGGCGAACCTGCCGGCCGATCTGAAGCCGGGCACGGGGCTGCACTACAATCCCTATTTCGCGAACCTCAACCTTGCGATGGCCAAGCCGCTGAACGACGGTCAGGTGACCTTCGCCGACGGCAGCAAGAACGACGTCGAGCATATGGCGCGCGACGTCACCGCCTTCCTCGTCTGGACCGCCGAACCCAATCTGGTGAAGCGCGTGTGGACCGGCTGGGCCGTGCTGCTCTTCATCGCGATGTTCACGACGCTGACCTATTTGTCGTACCGTAATATCTGGGCCGACAAGAAGCATTGA
- a CDS encoding adenine phosphoribosyltransferase translates to MIALPPAPDLDLAALVRTIPDFPKPGIQFRDITTLIGDAAGFTEAARRLAVRAAEYRPDLIVAVEARGFLFGAAMATMMGLGLVPVRKAGKLPGVTIGVDYELEYGSDRLELHEGAVLPGHRVVLVDDLLATGGTILATAELMRNVGAEVAAALFVIDLPDLGGSQRLSAAGLACETLIAFDGE, encoded by the coding sequence ATGATCGCCCTTCCTCCCGCTCCCGACCTGGACCTCGCGGCTCTCGTCCGCACCATCCCCGACTTTCCGAAGCCGGGCATCCAGTTTCGTGACATCACCACCCTGATCGGCGACGCCGCCGGCTTTACCGAAGCCGCGCGGCGTCTTGCCGTGCGCGCGGCCGAATACCGCCCCGACCTGATCGTCGCGGTCGAGGCGCGCGGCTTCCTGTTCGGCGCGGCGATGGCGACGATGATGGGGCTGGGCCTCGTCCCGGTGCGCAAGGCGGGAAAGCTGCCCGGCGTCACCATCGGCGTCGATTACGAGCTCGAATATGGCAGCGACCGGCTGGAACTGCACGAAGGCGCGGTGCTGCCGGGTCACCGCGTCGTGCTGGTCGACGACCTGCTCGCGACCGGCGGCACGATCCTCGCGACCGCCGAACTGATGCGCAATGTCGGGGCCGAGGTCGCGGCGGCACTGTTCGTGATCGACCTGCCCGATCTCGGTGGCTCGCAGCGGCTGAGCGCGGCAGGTCTGGCGTGCGAGACGCTGATCGCCTTCGACGGAGAGTAA
- a CDS encoding DUF1134 domain-containing protein produces the protein MRSSITNFVLAAAASLGFALSALPAAAQMTEIDPNTAIDADLNNPAPPPPPATDTVTGSDTAYDSDLATGDDQVTVTGDTTVTSDTGTVTNAAPAGTTYKKDDLIGAAEGVFGKGAQGLAGLIEDVLKKQGEPNAYIVGREAGGALVLGLRYGSGTLFHKVEGEKPAYWTGPSIGFDAGANAGNTFVLVYNLFDSEDLYKRYPAGEGAAYLVGGFNASYLRRGDVVLIPIRVGVGARLGANVGYMKFRKKQNWMPF, from the coding sequence ATGCGTTCATCGATCACCAACTTCGTCCTGGCGGCGGCGGCGTCGCTCGGCTTCGCGCTGTCGGCGCTGCCTGCGGCGGCGCAGATGACCGAGATCGATCCGAACACCGCTATCGACGCCGACCTCAACAACCCCGCCCCGCCGCCACCGCCCGCCACCGACACGGTAACCGGCAGCGACACCGCGTACGACAGCGACCTCGCGACCGGCGACGACCAGGTCACCGTCACAGGCGACACGACGGTCACATCGGATACCGGCACCGTCACCAACGCCGCGCCCGCGGGCACGACCTACAAGAAGGACGATCTGATCGGCGCCGCCGAGGGCGTGTTCGGCAAGGGCGCGCAGGGGCTCGCCGGGCTGATCGAGGATGTGCTCAAGAAGCAGGGCGAGCCCAATGCCTATATCGTCGGCCGCGAGGCCGGCGGCGCGCTCGTCCTCGGGCTGCGCTACGGCTCGGGCACCTTGTTCCACAAGGTCGAAGGCGAAAAGCCCGCATACTGGACCGGCCCGTCGATCGGCTTCGACGCGGGCGCCAACGCCGGCAACACTTTCGTGCTCGTCTACAACCTGTTCGACAGCGAAGACCTCTACAAGCGCTACCCCGCGGGCGAAGGCGCTGCCTATCTCGTCGGCGGCTTCAACGCCTCGTACCTGCGTCGCGGCGATGTCGTGCTGATCCCGATCCGCGTCGGCGTCGGCGCGCGGCTGGGCGCCAATGTCGGCTATATGAAGTTCCGCAAGAAGCAGAACTGGATGCCCTTCTAA
- a CDS encoding UTRA domain-containing protein, with protein MSFDARIRAAIEGDIRSGALRPGDRLPSEHELAAYHGCSRATVSKAMAALHRAGLIERRRKAGSFVADQHVHSAVLEVPDLEQLIAARGHAYRWQCRERRQAGPELHVEGLHFENGTPLAFETRAITVATVPDAAVESFTDVAPGTWLLAHIPWTSARHRILAAGATPDEADALGVPAGTACLILERSTWRGEALVTTVRQVFRGDMFDMVAHFEPSRG; from the coding sequence ATGAGTTTCGACGCGCGCATCCGCGCCGCGATCGAGGGCGATATCCGCAGCGGCGCGCTGCGCCCCGGCGACCGCCTGCCGTCCGAGCATGAGCTCGCCGCATACCACGGCTGTTCGCGCGCGACGGTCAGCAAGGCAATGGCGGCGCTGCACCGCGCCGGACTGATCGAACGTCGGCGCAAGGCGGGGTCGTTCGTCGCCGACCAGCATGTCCATTCGGCGGTGCTCGAGGTGCCCGACCTCGAACAGCTGATCGCCGCGCGCGGCCACGCCTATCGCTGGCAATGCCGCGAACGTCGGCAGGCTGGACCGGAACTGCACGTCGAGGGGCTCCATTTCGAAAACGGCACCCCCCTCGCCTTCGAAACCCGCGCGATCACCGTCGCGACCGTCCCCGACGCCGCGGTCGAAAGCTTCACAGACGTCGCGCCCGGAACCTGGCTGCTCGCGCATATCCCCTGGACGTCGGCGCGCCACCGCATCCTCGCGGCGGGCGCAACCCCCGACGAGGCCGACGCGCTCGGCGTCCCCGCCGGCACCGCCTGTCTGATCCTCGAGCGCAGCACGTGGCGCGGCGAGGCGCTGGTCACCACGGTGCGCCAGGTGTTTCGCGGCGACATGTTCGACATGGTCGCGCATTTCGAACCGAGCCGGGGCTGA
- a CDS encoding formimidoylglutamate deiminase: MTTLWFERALLPEGWADSVRVTLDTGRISAVETGATPRPDDGRHAIALPGLANLHCHGFQRGMAGLSETRGRPDDDFWSWREIMYRFLDRLTPEDIAAINALAFVEMMESGFTRVAEFHYLHNDADGRRYADPAEMAGAVIAAANESGIGLTLLPVFYAHGDFGGAPPASGQRRFLSDVDGFATLVEVSRTKLPADAAFGIAPHSLRAVTAEELAAILPLAEGGPIHIHAAEQMREVEASLAWSGQRPVEWLLNNADIDARWCLVHATHLTDDECDRLAASGAVAGLCPVTEANLGDGIFPADRYLAAGGAIGIGTDSNILIDAAGELRALEYSQRLRDCRRAMLGSETTPSIGERLFREALAGGARATHAGTGIAVGQPADFFTLAADDPIFAGADQRTILDRWIFAARTPVIDGVWRAGREWVAGGRHIARDVVAARYCTVVEALLA; the protein is encoded by the coding sequence ATGACGACACTCTGGTTCGAGCGGGCACTCCTTCCCGAAGGCTGGGCCGACAGCGTCCGCGTGACGCTCGATACCGGGCGGATTTCCGCAGTCGAGACCGGCGCCACACCGCGGCCCGACGACGGGCGCCACGCCATCGCCCTCCCCGGCCTCGCCAATCTCCACTGCCATGGCTTCCAGCGCGGCATGGCAGGCCTGTCCGAAACGCGCGGGCGGCCTGACGATGATTTCTGGAGCTGGCGCGAGATCATGTACCGCTTCCTCGACCGGCTGACGCCCGAGGACATCGCCGCGATCAACGCGCTCGCCTTCGTCGAGATGATGGAGAGCGGCTTCACCCGCGTCGCCGAATTCCATTATCTCCACAACGACGCTGACGGGCGCCGTTACGCCGATCCCGCCGAGATGGCGGGCGCGGTCATCGCCGCCGCCAACGAAAGCGGCATCGGCCTCACCCTCCTCCCCGTCTTCTACGCGCATGGCGATTTCGGCGGTGCGCCGCCCGCGTCGGGCCAGCGCCGCTTCCTCTCGGACGTCGATGGCTTCGCGACGCTCGTCGAGGTGAGCCGGACGAAGTTGCCCGCCGACGCCGCTTTCGGCATCGCGCCGCATTCGCTGCGCGCGGTGACCGCGGAGGAACTCGCCGCGATCCTGCCGCTCGCCGAGGGCGGCCCGATTCACATCCACGCCGCCGAGCAGATGCGCGAGGTCGAAGCCTCGCTCGCGTGGAGTGGGCAGCGCCCCGTCGAATGGCTGCTCAACAACGCCGATATCGACGCGCGCTGGTGCCTCGTCCACGCGACGCATCTGACCGACGACGAATGCGACCGCCTTGCCGCGAGCGGCGCGGTCGCGGGGCTGTGCCCGGTGACCGAGGCGAATCTCGGCGACGGCATCTTTCCCGCGGACCGCTATCTCGCGGCGGGCGGAGCGATCGGTATCGGGACCGACTCGAACATCCTGATCGACGCCGCGGGCGAGCTGCGCGCGCTGGAATATAGCCAGCGCCTCCGCGACTGCCGCCGCGCCATGCTCGGCAGCGAGACGACACCCTCGATCGGCGAGCGGCTGTTCCGCGAGGCGCTCGCGGGCGGCGCACGGGCGACGCACGCGGGGACCGGCATCGCGGTCGGCCAGCCCGCTGACTTCTTCACGCTCGCGGCGGACGATCCGATCTTCGCCGGCGCCGACCAGCGCACGATCCTCGACCGCTGGATCTTCGCGGCGCGCACGCCCGTCATCGACGGCGTGTGGCGCGCTGGGCGCGAGTGGGTCGCGGGCGGGCGCCATATCGCGCGCGATGTGGTCGCCGCGCGATACTGCACGGTGGTCGAAGCGCTGCTCGCATGA
- the hutI gene encoding imidazolonepropionase, which translates to MDRLWTNARLATLTGDGLGLVEQGAISVRDGRIAWVGPAAEAPAATETIDCEGRLLTPGLIDCHTHLVHGGSRANEWAMRLEGATYEEIARAGGGIVSTMRATREMDEAALVTSALPRLDALISEGVTTVEIKSGYGLTMDDEIKMLRAARTLGQARAVRVATTLLAAHAVPPEYKGDADAYVDLVCEQIIPAAGGLADAVDGFCEGIGFSPEQIARVFDAAKVAGLPVKLHAEQLSHLAGASLAASYEALSADHLEHIDEADIAAMAEAGTVAVLLPGAFYFMRETKKPPVAALRDAGVPMALATDCNPGTSPTTSLLLMLNMGATLFGLSVIECLRAVTINAARALGLQGEIGTLEPGKASDFAIWNTSEPAELVYRIGFNPLHTRIKDGTCT; encoded by the coding sequence ATGGATCGACTCTGGACAAATGCGCGACTCGCGACGCTGACCGGCGACGGGCTGGGGCTGGTCGAGCAGGGTGCGATCAGCGTCCGCGATGGACGGATCGCGTGGGTTGGACCCGCTGCCGAAGCGCCCGCCGCTACCGAAACCATCGATTGCGAGGGCCGGCTGCTCACCCCCGGGCTGATCGATTGCCATACCCACCTCGTCCATGGCGGCAGCCGCGCCAACGAATGGGCGATGCGGCTCGAAGGCGCGACCTATGAAGAGATTGCGCGGGCGGGCGGCGGCATCGTCTCGACGATGCGCGCGACGCGCGAAATGGACGAGGCCGCGCTGGTCACCAGCGCCTTGCCGCGGCTCGACGCGCTGATCTCCGAGGGCGTCACGACGGTCGAGATCAAGTCCGGTTATGGCCTGACCATGGACGATGAGATCAAGATGCTGCGCGCCGCGCGGACGCTTGGGCAGGCGCGCGCGGTGCGCGTCGCCACCACCTTGCTCGCCGCGCATGCCGTTCCGCCCGAATATAAGGGCGATGCCGACGCCTATGTCGATTTGGTCTGCGAGCAGATCATCCCCGCCGCGGGGGGGCTAGCCGACGCGGTCGACGGCTTCTGCGAGGGCATCGGCTTTTCGCCGGAGCAGATCGCGCGCGTCTTCGATGCCGCCAAGGTCGCCGGCCTGCCGGTCAAGCTCCACGCCGAGCAATTGTCGCACCTTGCGGGGGCAAGCCTCGCCGCCTCCTACGAGGCGCTGTCGGCCGATCATCTCGAACATATCGACGAGGCGGACATTGCCGCCATGGCCGAGGCGGGGACCGTCGCGGTGCTGTTGCCCGGCGCTTTCTACTTCATGCGCGAGACGAAAAAGCCGCCGGTTGCGGCGCTGCGCGACGCGGGCGTGCCGATGGCGCTCGCGACCGACTGCAACCCCGGCACCTCGCCGACGACCTCGCTGCTGCTGATGCTTAATATGGGCGCGACCTTGTTCGGGCTGTCGGTCATCGAATGTTTGCGCGCGGTCACCATCAATGCTGCCCGCGCGCTCGGCCTGCAGGGCGAGATCGGAACGCTCGAACCCGGCAAAGCGTCCGACTTCGCGATCTGGAACACGAGCGAGCCCGCCGAGCTTGTCTACCGCATCGGCTTCAATCCGCTTCATACGCGCATCAAGGACGGAACATGCACCTGA
- the hutH gene encoding histidine ammonia-lyase: MHLTPGSISLADWREIYTGAPVRLVPECRAVIAESAAAVERILARGEAAYGINTGFGKLATVRIEADDLETLQRNIVLSHAAGVGAPMPERIARLMMALKLASLARGASGVCPATIELLEAMIDRHLIPVIPAQGSVGASGDLAPLSHMAAAMIGEGEIFVDGARVPAAIALADAGLEPLILGPKEGLALLNGTQFSTAYALAGLFEAERLHGSALVTGILSTEAAKGSDTPFDPRIHALRGHRGQIETAAALAALMEGSEIRASHIMGDVRVQDPYCLRCQPQVMGAVLDLLRQAAATLLIEANGVSDNPLIFPDTDEALSGGNFHAEPVAFAADMIAMALCEIGSLSERRTAMLVDPALSGLPAFLVAKPGLNSGFMIPQVTAAALVSENKQRAYPASVDSIPTSANQEDHVSMAAHGARRLIEMAANVDAILGIELLAAGQGCDFHDGLKSSAVIERVRGLLRASVPTLEVDRHMAPDIAAAQAMVSSGQLVDLVDELPGLAA; the protein is encoded by the coding sequence ATGCACCTGACCCCCGGATCGATCAGCCTCGCCGACTGGCGCGAGATCTATACCGGCGCGCCGGTGCGGCTGGTGCCCGAGTGCCGTGCGGTCATCGCCGAGAGCGCCGCTGCCGTCGAGCGTATCCTCGCGCGCGGCGAGGCGGCCTATGGGATCAACACGGGCTTCGGTAAATTGGCGACTGTGCGGATCGAGGCCGACGACCTCGAAACGCTCCAGCGCAATATCGTGCTCAGCCATGCCGCGGGCGTCGGCGCGCCGATGCCCGAGCGGATCGCGCGGCTGATGATGGCGCTCAAGCTCGCGAGCCTCGCGCGCGGCGCTTCGGGCGTGTGCCCGGCGACGATCGAACTGCTCGAGGCGATGATCGACCGCCATCTGATCCCGGTGATCCCCGCGCAGGGTTCGGTCGGCGCCTCGGGCGACCTCGCGCCGCTGTCGCATATGGCGGCGGCGATGATCGGCGAGGGCGAGATTTTCGTCGACGGCGCGCGCGTGCCCGCGGCGATCGCGCTCGCCGATGCCGGGCTCGAACCGTTGATCCTAGGCCCCAAGGAAGGGCTCGCGCTGCTCAACGGCACGCAATTTTCGACCGCCTACGCGCTCGCCGGGCTGTTCGAGGCCGAGCGGCTTCACGGCAGTGCGCTCGTCACCGGCATCCTGTCGACCGAGGCTGCCAAGGGGTCGGACACGCCCTTCGACCCGCGCATCCACGCGCTGCGCGGACATAGGGGGCAGATCGAGACCGCCGCGGCGCTCGCCGCGCTCATGGAGGGCTCCGAAATCCGCGCCAGCCACATCATGGGCGATGTGCGCGTGCAGGACCCTTATTGCCTGCGCTGCCAGCCGCAGGTGATGGGCGCGGTGCTCGACCTGCTGCGGCAGGCGGCGGCGACCTTGCTCATCGAGGCCAATGGCGTCTCGGACAATCCCTTGATCTTCCCCGACACCGACGAAGCGCTGTCGGGCGGCAATTTCCATGCCGAACCCGTCGCCTTCGCCGCCGACATGATCGCGATGGCCTTGTGCGAGATCGGCAGCCTGTCCGAACGCCGCACCGCGATGCTCGTCGACCCGGCACTGTCGGGCCTGCCCGCCTTCCTTGTCGCCAAGCCGGGGCTTAACTCGGGCTTCATGATCCCGCAGGTGACCGCCGCCGCTTTGGTCTCGGAGAACAAGCAGCGCGCCTATCCCGCGAGCGTCGATTCGATCCCGACATCGGCGAACCAGGAGGATCATGTGTCGATGGCGGCGCACGGCGCGCGGCGGCTCATCGAGATGGCGGCGAATGTCGATGCGATCCTTGGCATAGAATTGCTCGCGGCGGGGCAGGGATGCGATTTCCATGACGGGCTCAAGTCGAGCGCGGTGATCGAACGCGTGCGCGGCCTGCTGCGCGCGTCCGTGCCGACGCTCGAAGTGGATCGCCATATGGCGCCCGATATCGCCGCGGCGCAGGCGATGGTAAGCAGCGGCCAACTCGTCGATCTCGTCGACGAGCTACCGGGGCTCGCGGCATGA